A single Pelotomaculum isophthalicicum JI DNA region contains:
- the sigI gene encoding RNA polymerase sigma-I factor — MFPVQDTEAEIKKIKHGDSLARENFLESCKPFIYKVVCKFTGKNLEWGRDDELAIGLIAFNEAIDRFCNDFGVPFLAYSRNVMKSRLVDHYRRENKNAKFFITQLSLQEDGINNVEFAKSWEIFLEEEAAREREEEIKEFEDLLNMYGVSFEDLVKCSPRHRDTRRSLMLAAWELAKESSLFKKFMDNKKLPLVELGEITGIGRKTLERGRKYIIAMALLINRREDFLYLASYLKLPVNSLGGI, encoded by the coding sequence TTGTTTCCTGTACAGGATACTGAGGCTGAAATAAAAAAAATAAAACATGGTGACAGTTTGGCCAGAGAAAACTTTTTGGAAAGCTGTAAGCCATTTATTTATAAAGTAGTTTGCAAGTTTACCGGGAAGAACCTGGAATGGGGCAGAGATGACGAGTTAGCTATAGGGTTGATTGCTTTTAATGAAGCTATCGATCGTTTTTGTAATGATTTCGGAGTTCCTTTTCTTGCTTATTCCAGAAATGTTATGAAAAGCCGGCTTGTCGACCATTACCGGCGCGAAAACAAGAATGCTAAGTTTTTTATAACTCAACTATCGCTGCAGGAAGATGGCATAAACAATGTCGAATTCGCTAAGTCATGGGAAATTTTTTTAGAAGAGGAAGCCGCAAGAGAGCGTGAAGAAGAAATAAAAGAATTTGAAGATTTATTGAATATGTACGGGGTTTCGTTTGAAGACTTGGTTAAATGTTCGCCACGCCACCGTGATACGCGCCGTTCATTAATGCTTGCCGCTTGGGAATTGGCGAAAGAGAGCAGTCTGTTTAAAAAATTCATGGATAATAAGAAGCTCCCCCTGGTAGAATTAGGGGAAATAACCGGCATTGGCCGAAAAACTTTAGAGAGAGGCCGCAAATACATAATAGCAATGGCTTTACTTATTAACAGGCGGGAAGATTTTTTATATCTGGCATCGTACCTGAAACTGCCCGTCAACAGCTTAGGGGGAATATAG
- a CDS encoding GAF domain-containing protein produces the protein MIQVNLKRLLSKKEVSALIDEATCLINSPLMIKDLDGRVLLGDVGKDDLLKHPISIGDKVIGWVFGGEKANVLASLLSHLATVEYDKKILGRETLEKYKEITLIYDSAEKLAASLDPKEVAQLVVDEVKKVIKADYVSIMLMNEETSIFEILAAAGKEYYPKVSLRAGEGIVGCVVLTGKAEIVNDVFSDSRYVVRVYYDKLFEAGDNGNA, from the coding sequence ATGATCCAAGTCAACCTTAAACGGCTTTTATCAAAAAAAGAAGTATCCGCTCTCATAGATGAAGCTACGTGTTTAATTAATAGCCCGCTTATGATCAAGGATTTAGACGGCAGGGTGCTTCTAGGTGATGTCGGTAAAGACGATTTACTCAAACATCCTATAAGTATTGGAGACAAAGTAATCGGTTGGGTGTTTGGAGGGGAGAAGGCAAATGTTTTAGCCTCGTTGCTTTCACATCTGGCAACTGTAGAGTACGATAAAAAGATTCTTGGCCGTGAGACCCTGGAAAAATACAAGGAAATAACGCTTATATATGACAGCGCGGAAAAACTGGCCGCAAGCCTTGATCCTAAAGAAGTCGCTCAATTAGTAGTTGATGAGGTAAAGAAAGTAATTAAAGCGGACTATGTCTCCATAATGCTCATGAACGAAGAAACAAGTATATTTGAAATATTAGCCGCGGCAGGGAAGGAATATTACCCCAAAGTTAGTCTCAGAGCAGGAGAAGGGATTGTGGGTTGTGTTGTGCTAACAGGGAAGGCAGAGATAGTAAACGACGTCTTTTCTGACTCAAGATATGTTGTTAGAGTTTATTATGATAAATTGTTTGAAGCGGGTGACAATGGAAATGCCTAA
- a CDS encoding anti-sigma factor domain-containing protein, with product MKKTGMVVKITGGSCILLTSDGEYKKAALPENGVTRVGQIIPVVEKKNRFPYLRHFMVAASLLLIVLAGQLYLGRTQPAAAFMTIDINPSIELAILADKRVSSARGLNNDGATILKEIKVTGLDLHEAAKLIVDQAIKDQFLAVKDDNIILVTLTTDDDDENFADDLESIYESIKSPVELNGLDTEVIIEPVDTTIRQEAEKAGISTGRYLLLQKSANRGVTVNIDEISAMSLKELEKEKKISVSELLGDNSNHISINHNSINNRNSIINRSSINNHNSINNHNNDNNHNNDDNSANSYDEEKNRITEKENSKNIYEKQQNIEDDNGNKKDNDHITGKGKINDNNDKKISPGRDEKKDKQSRWN from the coding sequence ATGAAAAAGACGGGGATGGTAGTCAAAATCACAGGTGGTTCATGCATTTTACTCACCAGCGACGGGGAATATAAAAAAGCAGCTCTTCCTGAAAACGGCGTTACCAGGGTAGGCCAAATAATACCCGTCGTGGAAAAAAAGAACCGCTTTCCTTACCTAAGGCATTTTATGGTCGCCGCTTCTTTATTGCTGATTGTGTTAGCCGGGCAGCTTTACTTGGGACGTACACAACCAGCGGCAGCTTTCATGACCATCGACATTAACCCCAGTATTGAGTTGGCAATACTGGCTGACAAGAGAGTATCCTCAGCCCGCGGGTTGAACAATGACGGCGCGACTATTTTGAAAGAGATCAAAGTAACCGGTCTGGACTTGCATGAAGCAGCTAAGCTTATTGTAGACCAAGCAATAAAAGACCAATTTCTCGCAGTTAAAGACGACAACATCATATTAGTTACCCTGACTACTGATGATGATGATGAAAATTTCGCCGATGATTTGGAATCTATTTATGAATCAATAAAAAGTCCAGTCGAATTAAACGGTTTGGACACTGAAGTAATTATTGAACCCGTAGATACTACAATTCGACAGGAAGCTGAGAAGGCTGGTATTTCCACAGGAAGGTACCTTTTACTACAGAAATCCGCTAATAGAGGAGTTACCGTAAATATCGATGAGATAAGCGCCATGAGTCTGAAGGAATTGGAAAAGGAAAAGAAAATCTCAGTCAGTGAGCTATTAGGCGATAACAGCAATCACATCAGCATTAATCATAACAGCATCAACAACCGTAATAGCATCATTAACCGTAGCAGCATCAACAACCATAATAGTATCAATAACCATAATAACGATAATAACCATAATAATGACGATAATAGCGCTAATAGCTACGACGAAGAAAAGAATAGAATAACTGAAAAAGAAAACAGCAAAAATATCTATGAAAAACAGCAAAACATAGAAGATGACAATGGAAATAAAAAAGATAATGACCATATTACCGGTAAGGGGAAAATAAATGACAATAACGATAAGAAGATATCACCAGGGCGTGATGAAAAAAAAGATAAGCAATCCAGATGGAACTGA
- a CDS encoding methyl-accepting chemotaxis protein: MNILIVGGGNGGVAMIECLNGMSDVKIVGVVDVKEDAPALVLAKKLNIRTITDLKEALRIPSLDIVLDVTNSEKARQMINELKPDSVHVADPIISKLLYLMASDREKVNINIQEQIKFMNGIVNESKSNINNINEIIDFIKRVADDTKLLSLNAAIEAARAGEHGRSFGVVAAEVRKLADNSAAAAKNIGKVLNDIENSIKGLIGGIEKTAVISGLEIGK, encoded by the coding sequence ATGAATATTTTAATCGTTGGCGGCGGTAATGGCGGTGTCGCAATGATCGAATGTTTAAATGGAATGAGCGATGTGAAAATTGTTGGTGTCGTTGATGTTAAGGAAGATGCCCCGGCTTTAGTACTGGCAAAGAAATTAAATATTAGGACGATAACTGATTTAAAGGAAGCCCTCCGGATTCCTTCACTGGATATTGTTTTAGATGTTACCAACAGTGAGAAAGCTCGTCAAATGATTAATGAACTGAAACCAGACAGTGTTCATGTTGCTGACCCAATAATCTCCAAACTGTTATATTTGATGGCATCTGACAGGGAAAAGGTTAACATTAATATCCAGGAACAAATTAAATTTATGAATGGGATAGTAAATGAATCAAAGAGCAATATTAATAATATTAATGAAATAATTGATTTTATTAAGAGAGTCGCCGATGATACCAAGCTGCTCAGTTTAAATGCGGCAATAGAAGCAGCCAGAGCCGGTGAGCATGGCAGGAGCTTTGGCGTGGTAGCGGCGGAAGTCCGCAAGCTTGCTGATAACAGCGCCGCGGCGGCAAAAAATATTGGGAAAGTATTAAATGATATTGAAAATTCCATCAAGGGGTTAATCGGTGGAATTGAAAAAACAGCGGTAATATCAGGATTGGAAATCGGCAAATAG
- a CDS encoding GTP-binding protein codes for MKLLVIAGPPSAGKTSLTKQIVRRFKDEMTIAFLKIDVVKAYEDIELGREFKILTKKIYSGDLCPDHAGVMVLGDAVEWAESKHADLFIVESAGLCLRCSPYLNQGLGIIVLSSISGIHAPEKMGAMVSLADIAVVTKIDLVSQAEREVLIQKIKDVHPNLILIETNALQGTSLHRLYELIKQSEDIDSEKLYLKGNPPIGTCTICVGKKEIGWKHHFGVIKKLDGQIAEYLYRGE; via the coding sequence TTGAAACTTTTGGTAATAGCTGGCCCCCCCTCAGCTGGCAAAACTTCCCTTACCAAACAAATCGTAAGAAGATTTAAAGATGAGATGACAATTGCCTTCTTAAAAATCGACGTGGTGAAAGCTTATGAGGACATTGAACTGGGCAGGGAATTCAAAATTCTGACGAAGAAGATATATTCCGGCGACCTATGTCCAGACCACGCCGGGGTGATGGTACTTGGAGACGCTGTTGAATGGGCGGAAAGCAAGCATGCGGACCTGTTTATCGTGGAAAGCGCGGGTTTGTGTCTACGCTGCTCTCCTTATTTAAATCAAGGCCTGGGGATAATTGTCCTGAGTTCCATATCCGGGATTCACGCTCCTGAAAAAATGGGCGCCATGGTTAGCCTCGCCGACATCGCCGTTGTCACTAAAATAGATCTGGTCAGCCAGGCTGAGCGAGAAGTCTTAATCCAAAAAATAAAAGACGTGCATCCGAATCTAATTCTGATTGAAACTAACGCCTTGCAAGGTACCTCTTTGCACCGTTTGTATGAACTAATCAAGCAGTCAGAAGATATTGATTCGGAAAAGCTTTATCTTAAGGGAAATCCACCTATCGGAACCTGTACGATATGTGTGGGCAAGAAAGAGATCGGCTGGAAACACCACTTTGGCGTCATAAAAAAATTGGACGGTCAAATCGCCGAATACCTTTATCGGGGTGAGTGA
- a CDS encoding M20/M25/M40 family metallo-hydrolase yields the protein MNTSNRIIEEFLELVQVDSVSGKERRIADLLKKKLSALGLEVWEDDAGKTAKAEAGNIIARLPGTGEGPVLLLSAHMDTVEPGCGVRPKVENGVISSSGETILGADDKAGIAAILESIRLVKENGVIHGGLEAAFTIWEEGGLFGAKNLDYSLITARICFVLDSDGQPGTIVTVAPSHDRIGATVRGRAAHAGINPEEGVNAIQVAAHAIAQMKVGRIDHETTSNIGIISGGKAVNIVPDSVTIQGEARSLRAEKRVLQTEHMRRAIENAAEKFGARADIVTETIYPEFNLPEDSPPVKIAVEAARNLGLKPSLVKTGGGSDANIFNSRGIATAVIGIGMKKVHTTDEYITVADLLENARYLFEIIKVAQKIKN from the coding sequence GTGAACACATCTAACCGGATTATCGAAGAGTTTTTGGAACTGGTGCAGGTCGACAGTGTTTCCGGTAAAGAGCGGCGGATAGCCGACCTGCTGAAGAAAAAATTGTCTGCCCTCGGGCTGGAGGTTTGGGAAGATGACGCCGGTAAAACAGCCAAGGCTGAAGCAGGCAACATTATCGCCAGGCTGCCGGGAACAGGGGAAGGGCCGGTATTGTTGCTCAGCGCCCATATGGATACCGTCGAGCCGGGCTGTGGAGTCCGGCCAAAGGTGGAAAACGGGGTAATTAGTTCCTCTGGTGAAACAATACTGGGCGCGGATGACAAAGCCGGGATTGCAGCTATTCTGGAATCGATAAGATTAGTTAAGGAAAATGGTGTTATCCACGGCGGCCTGGAGGCAGCTTTTACGATTTGGGAAGAAGGCGGCCTTTTTGGCGCTAAAAATCTTGACTATTCTCTGATCACCGCGCGGATTTGCTTCGTGCTTGACAGTGACGGACAACCAGGTACGATTGTGACAGTAGCGCCGTCACATGACCGGATTGGCGCTACCGTCAGGGGCAGGGCGGCTCACGCCGGAATTAACCCTGAAGAAGGAGTCAACGCCATTCAAGTGGCGGCGCACGCTATTGCACAGATGAAAGTAGGCCGGATTGATCATGAGACAACCAGTAATATAGGCATTATATCAGGTGGTAAAGCAGTTAATATAGTACCTGACAGCGTTACGATCCAGGGTGAAGCCAGAAGTCTGCGCGCCGAAAAACGGGTTTTGCAGACCGAGCATATGCGCCGGGCTATTGAGAATGCGGCGGAAAAGTTCGGAGCGCGCGCTGATATTGTAACAGAAACAATTTATCCTGAATTCAACCTGCCGGAGGACTCTCCACCGGTTAAAATAGCTGTCGAGGCGGCTCGGAACCTCGGGCTGAAGCCCAGTTTGGTAAAAACAGGCGGCGGCAGTGACGCTAACATTTTTAACAGTAGAGGAATAGCAACAGCAGTAATCGGTATTGGTATGAAAAAAGTCCATACAACAGATGAATATATAACAGTAGCAGATCTACTTGAAAATGCCAGGTACTTATTCGAGATTATCAAGGTGGCACAAAAAATAAAAAATTAG
- the mciZ gene encoding Z-ring formation inhibitor MciZ has protein sequence MRLYAQRKGIVICGKIKDARILLAEYALMYRTVQELIGKILN, from the coding sequence ATGCGGTTATATGCTCAGCGGAAGGGTATCGTCATTTGTGGAAAAATAAAAGACGCCCGGATACTGTTGGCTGAATATGCCCTTATGTACCGGACAGTCCAGGAATTGATCGGTAAGATATTGAACTAA
- a CDS encoding M48 family metallopeptidase, with amino-acid sequence MQLRLNSGWLALVFLAGVFSLLYLWFTLFPGRAVPEAGYYFSAEQVNQGRQYNMSLRLVYICSFLVEVSFLLWLVLSSRVVDLARWVQRATGDSYWGGLLLFFLIIWLSLQFLSVPFNLYSGYFLQHQWGFSTQTFGAWWVDYFKSAGLGLFLSIVGVVLLFWAINRWPGTWWLACAAFVSLWFVIQTFFWPVVIAPLFNRFTPSKDPAVLSMVHELSEKARLPVSQVLIMDASRRTTKANAYFAGLGRTKRIVLYDTLLADYPLDEVKAVVAHEMAHWNRGHIIRGLALGILGNFFLWGILFVLLRSSVTQFTRYPPHVLALILLFFLLASFAGTPLQNYFSRGMEVEADQVAVSLTGDVPAALRLQVDLAARNLSDVAPSAFMHWFSYSHPSALNRIKLIQHAGDDSLSSNLSR; translated from the coding sequence CTGCAGTTGCGATTAAACAGCGGTTGGCTGGCACTGGTTTTTCTAGCCGGCGTCTTTAGCTTGCTCTACCTCTGGTTTACCCTTTTCCCCGGGCGGGCGGTCCCGGAAGCAGGTTATTACTTTAGCGCTGAACAAGTGAACCAAGGCCGTCAATATAATATGAGCCTGAGACTGGTCTATATCTGCAGCTTTCTGGTGGAAGTGTCATTTTTACTATGGCTTGTGTTAAGCAGCCGGGTAGTAGACCTTGCACGCTGGGTCCAACGGGCGACCGGGGATAGTTATTGGGGCGGTCTTTTGCTGTTTTTTTTAATAATATGGTTGTCGTTGCAGTTTTTGAGTGTGCCTTTTAATCTTTACAGTGGTTATTTTTTGCAGCATCAATGGGGTTTTTCCACTCAAACTTTTGGAGCGTGGTGGGTTGATTATTTTAAAAGCGCCGGATTAGGTTTGTTCCTGTCCATTGTGGGAGTTGTTTTATTGTTCTGGGCTATCAATCGCTGGCCCGGTACCTGGTGGTTGGCCTGTGCAGCTTTTGTTTCGCTCTGGTTTGTCATACAAACTTTTTTCTGGCCGGTGGTAATCGCGCCTCTTTTCAACCGGTTTACGCCGTCCAAAGACCCGGCGGTACTTTCCATGGTCCATGAATTGTCCGAAAAAGCCCGGCTGCCGGTGAGTCAAGTGTTGATAATGGACGCCAGCCGGCGCACCACAAAGGCCAATGCTTATTTTGCCGGTTTGGGGCGGACGAAGCGCATTGTATTATATGATACTCTCTTGGCTGATTACCCGCTTGATGAGGTTAAAGCCGTGGTAGCTCACGAAATGGCTCATTGGAACCGGGGCCATATCATCCGGGGACTGGCCCTGGGCATACTAGGCAACTTTTTCCTTTGGGGCATCTTGTTTGTATTGTTACGGTCATCAGTAACTCAATTCACACGTTACCCGCCGCATGTTTTGGCGCTCATCCTGTTATTCTTTTTACTGGCTTCTTTTGCCGGAACTCCGTTGCAAAACTATTTTTCCAGGGGTATGGAAGTGGAGGCGGACCAAGTTGCGGTGTCTTTGACCGGAGATGTTCCCGCCGCGCTCCGGCTTCAGGTGGACTTGGCCGCCAGGAATTTATCCGACGTGGCGCCCTCCGCTTTTATGCACTGGTTCAGCTACAGTCATCCTTCTGCTCTAAACCGGATCAAACTCATACAGCATGCTGGTGATGATAGTCTATCCTCAAATTTATCGAGGTAA
- a CDS encoding ATP-binding cassette domain-containing protein produces MINTITILPGLDKRGGKESYQYLTLTAGETVSIVGPTGSGKTAFISDIELLAQGDTSTGRCILINGKTPSDEIRYNPAMKPIAMITQNTKCFTDLSTVEFLKIHARARKISDDRVIMETIDLANKFTGEKIDRETRVTVLSGGQTRSLLIADAILIGAAPIILLDEIENAGIFKQEVIDIIKNTSKIIIFVTHDPVIALLSKKRIIMENGAVKKVLSQNEFETKAAANLLELDKQVGFIREKLRAGDEITKDLINVSFA; encoded by the coding sequence ATGATAAATACAATTACAATTCTTCCAGGTCTGGATAAAAGAGGAGGCAAGGAGAGTTACCAATACCTGACTTTAACAGCCGGTGAGACAGTATCCATAGTCGGCCCGACAGGAAGCGGAAAAACCGCTTTTATTTCTGACATTGAACTGCTGGCCCAAGGAGACACCTCAACCGGGCGATGTATATTAATTAATGGGAAAACTCCGTCCGACGAAATAAGATACAACCCTGCCATGAAACCTATAGCTATGATCACTCAAAATACAAAATGTTTTACCGATTTAAGCACGGTAGAATTTTTAAAGATTCACGCCAGAGCCAGGAAGATTTCTGACGACAGGGTAATCATGGAAACTATTGACTTGGCCAACAAATTCACCGGTGAAAAAATTGACAGAGAAACAAGAGTTACCGTCCTGTCAGGCGGGCAAACAAGGTCCCTTTTAATTGCCGACGCTATATTGATCGGCGCGGCTCCAATCATTCTACTGGACGAGATCGAAAACGCCGGCATATTCAAACAAGAAGTAATTGACATTATCAAAAACACTTCTAAAATAATTATTTTTGTCACCCATGATCCAGTGATTGCCCTTTTATCAAAAAAAAGAATTATAATGGAAAACGGCGCGGTAAAAAAAGTTCTTAGTCAGAATGAGTTTGAAACCAAAGCTGCCGCGAATCTTTTGGAACTAGATAAGCAGGTTGGATTTATCAGGGAAAAGTTAAGAGCGGGAGACGAAATTACCAAAGACCTGATTAATGTTAGCTTTGCTTGA
- a CDS encoding (Fe-S)-binding protein, with protein sequence MQYWLPPGKNCGLCGETNCKSFLRLVGNGQKVYDNCPYYQEPTFCNNDLEKEAVYPGHDILGHPYDFILSPLPGERSARKIVLPFRSDLVEKMDIKKGDYVLGRPMGAGCPVPHVLSVIEAEPVTGLLYTWVVGPLYSRDREAKDVIAYHMIGFEGIAGNISKEPALGCRATFLPGFCMMNLNHTGLVNMVLEKSEGFHVRIEDIRILASKD encoded by the coding sequence ATGCAATACTGGCTTCCACCAGGTAAAAACTGCGGCCTTTGCGGGGAAACCAATTGTAAGAGCTTCCTCCGGTTGGTTGGCAATGGCCAAAAGGTTTATGACAACTGTCCATATTACCAGGAACCTACTTTTTGCAATAATGATTTGGAAAAAGAAGCAGTTTATCCGGGGCATGATATTCTAGGTCATCCATATGATTTCATCCTTAGCCCTTTGCCCGGTGAAAGATCTGCCCGGAAAATCGTCCTGCCTTTTCGAAGCGATCTAGTGGAAAAAATGGACATCAAAAAAGGTGACTATGTGCTCGGGAGACCAATGGGAGCAGGTTGTCCGGTGCCGCATGTTCTTTCTGTAATTGAAGCCGAGCCGGTAACCGGCCTATTATATACCTGGGTAGTCGGTCCTTTGTATTCAAGGGATCGGGAAGCTAAGGATGTAATCGCCTACCATATGATTGGGTTTGAAGGTATTGCCGGCAATATCAGCAAAGAACCTGCTTTAGGTTGCAGAGCGACCTTCCTGCCGGGGTTTTGCATGATGAACCTGAATCATACCGGCCTGGTTAATATGGTTTTGGAAAAAAGTGAAGGTTTCCATGTCCGGATCGAAGATATCAGAATTTTAGCCTCAAAAGATTAG